One Chaetodon trifascialis isolate fChaTrf1 chromosome 21, fChaTrf1.hap1, whole genome shotgun sequence genomic window carries:
- the rhot2 gene encoding mitochondrial Rho GTPase 2 yields MKQDVRILLLGEPKVGKTSLIMSLVGEEFPEEVPPRAEEITIPADVTPEKVPTHIVDYSEKEQSDEVLRDEIIKANVVCVVYDVTNEDTIDKIRTKWIPLVNGDAEKGNKVPIILVGNKSDLRCGSSMETILPIMNQFSEIETCVECSAKNLKNISELFYYAQKAVLHPTAPLYDPEDKQLKPLCVRALTRIFYISDQDNDRILSDSELNCFQKSCFGNPLASQALEDVKTVVWKNTSDGVQDNGLTLNGFLFLNTLFIQRGRHETTWTILRKFGYDDNLELTDDYLYPELRVPVGCTTELNHLGHQFLQQLFDKYDEDKDSALSPTELRNLFCVCPYMPWGAEVYMTVPTTEDGYISKQGYLCQWTLSAYLDIHRCLEHLGYLGYPILTEQESQTTAITVTREKEVDLEKCQTQRSVFLCKVIGPRGTGKTAFLQAFAGRNVVNKANSSSAFSPYAINTVQVSNQEKYLILNEVDVEVEFLKASDASCDVACLMYDTSDPHSFDYCASIYKQHYMESNIPCVLVASKVDLPEVKQFHGMTPAEFCYKHRLPPPLPFSSLLLHSTSKDISTRLAWAAMYPHLNGSDMSSTSFWLRVALGSAVVAVLGFAIYRAVARLK; encoded by the exons atgaaacAAGACGTCAGGATACTTTTATTGGGGGAGC CCAAAGTGGGGAAGACATCACTCATCATGTCTTTGGTTGGTGAGGAGTTCCCAGAAGAG GTTCCCCCCAGAGCTGAGGAGATCACCATCCCTGCTGACGTGACTCCAGAGAAGGTCCCCACACACATAGTGGACTATTCAG AAAAGGAACAAAGTGATGAAGTCCTTAGAGATGAGATCATCAAG GCTAACGTGGTGTGTGTAGTGTATGATGTCACCAACGAGGACACCATAGACAAG atcAGAACTAAGTGGATACCTCTAGTTAATGGAGATGCGGAGAAAGGGAACAA AGTTCCCATCATCCTCGTGGGAAACAAGTCTGATCTGCGCTGTGGGAGCTCAATGGAAACCATCCTTCCCATCATGAACCAGTTCTCTGAGATCGAGACATGTGTTGAG TGTTCTGCAAAGAACCTCAAAAACATCTCAGAGCTGTTCTACTATGCACAGAAGGCAGTTCTTCACCCCACTGCACCTCTTTATGACCCTGAGGATAAACAG CTGAAACCATTGTGTGTCCGAGCCCTTACCAGAATATTCTACATTTCCGACCAGGACAACGACCGTATCCTCAGCGACTCTGAACTCAACTGCTTTCAG AAATCTTGTTTTGGGAATCCTCTGGCATCTCAAGCTTTAGAGGATGTGAAGACAGTAGTTTGGAAGAACACCAGCGATGGTGTCCAGGACAACGGCCTGACCCTAAATG gtttCTTATTCCTTAATACATTATTTATCCAGAGGGGCAGACATGAGACCACGTGGACTATCCTCAGGAAATTTGGTTATGATGACAACCTTGAGCTGACCGATGATTACCTTTACCCTGA ACTACGTGTTCCCGTTGGCTGCACCACAGAGCTCAATCATTTAGGTCACCagttcctccagcagctgtttgacaaGTACGATGAA GACAAAGACTCTGCACTGTCACCGACAGAGCTTAGGAACCTGTTTTGCGTCTGTCCGTACATGCCATGGGGTGCAGAGGTCTACATGACTGTCCCAACCACTGAGGACGGCTACATATCTAAACAAGGCTACCTTTGTCAGTGGAC GCTTTCCGCATATCTTGACATCCACCGTTGCCTGGAGCACCTAGGATACCTAGGCTACCCTATCCTCACTGAGCAGGAGTCACAGACCACCGCAATCACAG TAACACGGGAGAAAGAGGTAGACCTGGAGAAGTGCCAGACACAGCGGTCAGTGTTTCTCTGCAAGGTGATCGGACCGCGGGGGACGGGCAAGACAGCCTTTCTCCAGGCCTTTGCGGGCCGCAACGTTGTG aATAAAGCAAATTCCAGCAGTGCCTTCTCGCCCTATGCCATAAACACTGTCCAAGTCAGCAACCAGGAGAAGTACCTTATT CTCAATGAGGTGGACGTGGAGGTGGAGTTCCTGAAGGCATCGGATGCCTCCTGCGATGTTGCTTGTCTCATGTACGACACCAGTGATCCACATTCCTTCGACTACTGCGCAAGTATATACAAG CAACACTACATGGAGAGCAACATCCCGTGTGTGCTGGTTGCCTCCAAGGTGGACCTTCCTGAGGTCAAGCAGTTCCACGGGATGACTCCAGCAGAGTTCTGTTATAAACACCGACTGCCTCCACCGCTGCCCTTCTCCAGCCTGCTCCTCCACTCCACCAGCAAGGACATCTCCACCAGGCTTGCCTGGGCAGCAATGTACCC ACACCTGAATGGTTCAGACATGAGCAGCACATCGTTCTGGCTGAGAGTGGCGTTGGGCTCGGCTGTGGTTGCAGTTCTGGGTTTTGCCATCTACAGAGCTGTCGCCAGACTGAAATGA